A single Hippopotamus amphibius kiboko isolate mHipAmp2 chromosome 5, mHipAmp2.hap2, whole genome shotgun sequence DNA region contains:
- the LOC130854341 gene encoding collagen EMF1-alpha-like — protein MEAAFHKFKNRADEKEKAKGSAQRGLGCAPPPPAPGQRPAAGRPRTPRQAGRAHGKGLFAAPGKRARRKTEAGVELGRERLPQRDAEGDPAHSRAPREAGARGVPGPPAGQASPLTPEPPREAASAAPREAAPRPGRPRGGSSGLRAAGPRPAAAGRHPAEAGPGAGWRGSSWAAVAASPCPCAGVCAPRGAAGGPGRPVWRASESGRKGWSSPRPPPPPAPPGRHVGRGSGRARQGGGPAGWSGARPEAGGGGGWAAGAGSGAESALSCPRGRGQHPPPRGTGPRCRGTEAQRQVVRVGADTHIIKENKAFSVCPQRLQLTTTGPSLSLASCLAPASDHLFWELTHRSDCAWETTPVSPIGVLCWMAGGCEETGPSAVHTCCPGGGDSLTLQASSLPDFLYLQQAKQRFFPFSFLFSNISKTHKGCAHCHLGSGHPWALITGQDLLQSHEDQGQKALGTPNPDPHNSTPGRDRGRLEDPSPASTHQSMWDLPGAGIEPVTSALVGGFLTTAPPRKPLKLYFLNFDIILFYDYGKLTWFQSQVYKTKYIQRSCSSPCSH, from the exons ATGGAGGCAGCATTTCACAA GTTCAAGAACCGAGCCGACGAGAAAGAAAAGGCCAAGGGCAGCGCCCAGCGCGGGCTCGGCTGCGCGCCACCCCCGCCAGCGCCCGGCCAGCGCCCGGCAGCCGGACGCCCGCGGACCCCGCGCCAGGCTGGGCGCGCTCACGGAAAAGGGCTCTTCGCTGCACCCGGGAAACGAGCTCGACGGAAGACGGAGGCGGGAGTGGAACTCGGGAGGGAGCGCCTTCCCCAGAGGGACGCCGAGGGCGACCCCGCGCACAGCCGGGCGCCGCGCGAGGCCGGAGCTCGCGGGGTTCCAGGACCACCCGCCGGCCAGGCCTCGCCATTG ACCCCGGAGCCACCGAGAGAGGCGGCCTCCGCAGCGCCTAGAGAGGCCGCACCGCGTCCGGGCCGCCCACGGGGCGGGTCCTCGGGCCTCCGCGCGGCCGGTCCCCGCCCCGCTGCCGCCGGGCGTCACCCCGCCGAGGCGGGGCCTGGCGCGGGCTGGCGAGGGTCTTCGTGGGCGGCGGTGGCCGCCTCCCCGTGCCCCTGCGCCGGCGTGTGCGCCCCTCGGGGGGCGGCGGGCGGTCCGGGGCGGCCGGTATGGAGGGCCAGCGAGAGCGGGAGGAAGGGGTGGTCGTCGCCGCGTCCGCCGCCCCCGCCGGCTCCCCCAGGGCGGCACGTCGGCCGGGGCTCGGGAAGAGCTCGGCAGGGCGGGGGGCCGGCGGGCTGGTCTGGGGCGAGGCCCGAGGCTGGAGGCGGGGGCGGGTGGGCAGCAGGCGCCGGCTCGGGGGCGGAGAGCGCGCTCAGCTGCCCACGGGGTCGCGGCCagcaccccccgccccggggAACAGGGCCCCGCTGCCGCGGGACGGAAGCCCAGCGTCAGGTCGTCCGAGTCGGCGCC GACACCCACATCATCAAGGAAAACAAAGCCTTTTCAGTGTGTCCTCAGAGGCTGCAGCTCACGACCACAGGTCCCAGCTTGTCCTTGGCCTCCTGTCTTGCTCCAGCATCAGAC CACCTCTTCTGGGAACTGACCCATAGATCTGACTGCGCTTGGGAAACGACTCCTGTGAGCCCCATCGGGGTCCTTTGCTGGATGGCAGGAGGGTGTGAGGAGACCGGGCCCTCAGCTGTCCACACATGTTGTCCAGGAGGAGGTGACTCCCTAACTCTCCAGGCTTCCAGTCTCCCGGATTTCCTTTATCTGCAGCAGGCAAAGCagaggtttttcccttttagctTCTTATTCTCGAACATTTCAAAGACACACAAAG gctGTGCTCACTGCCATCTTGGCTCAGGTCACCCGTGGGCTCTGATTACAGGACAGGATCTGCTACAAAGCCATGAAGACCAGGGTCAGAAAGCACTTGGCACCCCCAACCCTGACCCCCACAACTCGACCCCAGGCCGGGATAGAGGCAGATTGGAAGACCCTTCCCCAGCTTCTACTCACCAGAG catgtgggatcttcctggagctgggatcgaacccgtgacctctgcattggtaggcggattcttaaccactgcgccacctaggaagcccctaaagttgtattttttgaatttcgatataattttgttttatgattatGGAAAACTTACATGGTTCCAAAGTCAAGTTTACAAAACAAAGTACATTCAGAGGTCTTGCTCCTCTCCCTGTTCCCACTGA
- the ZNF16 gene encoding zinc finger protein 16 encodes MPSLRVRPEEAEMEPSVPGPSPWTPRTQACVSDAPAMTHPGSALQGPLCCGDAEPGATPPHRQQPDWDTRTEGKEFLQKEEVSEDLESQAEISENYASEVSQLPELGELCDGVLERECRVPEDERQVQSPCREGDFTPVHVFLRSPSGEKEVDCDDVESSFHLSPSPVACQGASVEERPHLYDMCGQSFPHSVDLTSCEGLHVAKSPFICNECGKTFQGGPDLLQHQAAHTGQKSFICNECGRPFSTHSDLLRHRLTHRREKLHMCTECGKVFSQSSSLKKHQKSHASEKPYECSECGKAFRRSSNLIQHQRVHSGEKPYVCSTCGKAFRRSSNLIKHQRVHTGEKPFECEECGRAFSQSSHLRKHQRVHTGERPYACSECGKPFSRVSNLIKHHRVHTGEKPYKCSECGKAFSQSSSLIQHRRIHTGEKPHVCGVCGKAFSYSSVLRKHQIIHTGEKPYACGVCGKAFSHSSALIQHQGVHTGHKPYACHECGKTFGRSSNLILHQRVHTGEKPYECTECGKTFSQSSTLIQHQRIHNGLKPHECSQCGKAFNRSSNLIHHQKVHTGEKPYTCIECGKGFSQSSHLIQHQIIHTGERPYQCNECGKAFSQRSVLIQHQRVHTGVKPYDCTACGKAFSQRSKLVKHQLIHTRE; translated from the exons ATGCCCAGCCTCAGAGTACGCCCTGAAGAGGCAGAAATGGAGCCCTCAGTTCCTGGACCATCCCCTTGGACCCCCAGAACCCAGGCCTGTGTGAGTGATGCTCCTGCCATGACCCATCCTGGATCTGCACTTCAGGGTCCACTGTGCTGTGGTGACGCTGAGCCTGGAGCCACCCCCCCTCACCGTCAGCAGCCAG ATTGGGACACCAGGACTGAGGGCAAGGAGTTTCTTCAGAAGGAAGAAGTTTCTGAGGATTTGGAATCACAGGCAGAAATATCAGAAAACTATGCTAGTGAAGTTTCCCAGTTGCCTGAGCTTGGAGAACTCTGTGATGGTGTATTAGAAAGAGAGTGCAGGGTCCCAGAGGATGAGAGACAGGTGCAGTCTCCCTGCCGGGAGGGGGACTTCACACCAGTGCACGTGTTTCTCAGGAGCCCCTCTGGGGAGAAAGAGGTGGACTGTGACGATGTTGAGAGCAGCTTCCACCTGAGCCCAAGCCCAGTGGCATGTCAGGGAGCCTCTGTGGAAGAGAGGCCACATCTGTATGACATGTGTGGCCAGAGCTTCCCACACAGCGTGGACCTGACCAGCTGTGAGGGGCTTCATGTAGCCAAAAGCCCGTTCATATGCAACGAGTGTGGGAAAACCTTCCAAGGAGGCCCCGATCTTCTTCAGCACCAGGCAGCACACACTGGACAGAAGTCCTTCATATGTAATGAGTGTGGAAGGCCCTTCAGCACACATTCAGACCTCCTCAGGCACAGGCTTACCCACCGCAGAGAGAAGCTGCACATGTGTACTGAGTGTGGAAAGGTCTTCAGCCAGAGCTCCAGCCTGAAAAAGCATCAGAAGTCCCACGCGAGTGAGAAGCCCTACGAATGCAGCGAGTGCGGGAAGGCCTTCAGGCGGAGCTCCAACCTCATCCAGCACCAGAGGGTCCACTCTGGGGAGAAGCCATATGTGTGCAGCACCTGCGGGAAGGCCTTCAGGCGGAGCTCCAACCTCATCAAACACCAGAGGGTCCACACAGGGGAGAAGCCCTTCGAGTGTGAGGAGTGTGGGAGGGCCTTCAGCCAGAGCTCACACCTGAGGAAGCACCAGAGGGTCCACACCGGGGAGAGGCCTTACGCATGCAGTGAGTGTGGCAAACCCTTCAGCCGAGTGTCCAACCTCATTAAGCATCACAGGGTGCACACGGGGGAGAAGCCCTACAAGTGCAGtgagtgtgggaaggccttcagccAGAGCTCAAGCCTTATCCAGCACCGgagaatccacactggagagaagcctcaCGTGTGTGGAGTGTGCGGGAAGGCCTTCAGCTACAGCTCTGTGCTCAGAAAGCACCAGATCATCCACACAGGGGAGAAGCCATATGCGTGTGGCGTCTGCGGGAAGGCCTTTAGCCACAGCTCCGCACTCATCCAGCACCAGGGCGTGCACACAGGCCACAAGCCCTATGCATGTCATGAGTGCGGGAAGACCTTTGGTCGCAGCTCTAACCTCATCCTGCACCAGCGAGTTCACACCGGAGAGAAGCCCTATGAGTGCACCGAGTGTGGGAAAACCTTCAGCCAGAGCTCAACTCTCATTCAGCATCAGAGGATCCATAACGGGTTGAAACCCCATGAGTGTAGCCAATGCGGGAAAGCCTTCAACCGGAGCTCAAACCTCATCCACCACCAGAAGgtccacactggggagaagccctacACGTGCATCGAGTGTGGAAAGGGCTTCAGCCAGAGCTCGCACCTCATCCAGCACCAGATCATCCACACCGGCGAGAGGCCCTATCAGTGCAATGAGTGCGGCAAGGCCTTCAGCCAGCGCTCGGTCCTCATCCAGCACCAGAGGGTCCACACCGGGGTGAAGCCCTACGACTGTACAGcttgtgggaaagccttcagccaGCGATCAAAGTTGGTCAAGCACCAGCTGATCCACACCAGGGAGTGA